cgccgccgccgccgcgtccgCCGCCCCGAGCGCGGGCGGCCCCAGCTCGGGGACGGCGGCCGCGACGACGCCCGCGGCGGGCGGGATCCTGATCGGCGACCGCCTGTACTCGGAGGTGTCGCTCACCATCGACCACTCGCTGATCCCGGAGGAGCGGCTGTCGCCGACGCCGTCCATGCAGGACGGGCTGGACCTGCCCAGCGAGACGGACCTGCGCATCCTGGGCTGCGAGCTCATCCAGGCGGCCGGCATCCTCCTCCGCCTGCCGCAGGTcggggcggcgggccggggggaggggcgcgCGGCGGCCcaagatggcggcggcggcggcggcggcggcggcggcgctcggCCCGCCTGACCCCTGCGCTTGCTTCTCCTCTCGGTCTGCAGGTGGCGATGGCGACGGGGCAGGTGCTGTTCCACCGCTTCTTCTACTCCAAGTCCTTCGTCAAGCACAGTTTCGAGGTgagcccgcgggggcgggggcgggggcgcgggcgcggggatTTCTCCACCCGGAagcgggccggggaggggcggggaggggggggaggggggagggggcggccgcggcggcgctTCCAGGGAGGGAGTGGTTAGCCGAGGCCTTTGTACCGCGCGGGGGACGTGCCCGGAGCGCGCTCCGCTCCGCCCCGGAGCCTCCCCGACCCGGTCGTGCGGCTCCCGCCGGAAGGCCGAGCTGGCCCGTtaagcaataaaaaatttaaaaaaaaaaaaaaaaaaattaaaaaaaaaaaaaatacgcaTCAGTAGCCTGCTGGTGAGCTTGCGGCCTAGGAATGCCCATCACGCTTCTGTTTCACCCCAAATCCCAGCTGCGTCCTGAAATCTGCAAATCAGAACAAGTCGGTGAAACTTGccggcaggggtgggggatgggatgggatgggggagCCCTTTCTCCCCGATTTTGCTTCCTCGatcgtgccccccacccccccccgccgggTGTAACCACGTCGCATTCGCTTGTGGGCTCTTGCAGATCGTCGCCATGGCCTGTATTAACCTTGCGTCGAAAATCGAAGAAGCCCCCAGAAGAATAAGAGATGTGATCAACGTGTTCCACCACCTCCGCCAGTTGAGAGGAAAAAGGTAAGATGGGCGTTACTGAGCGCAGTGTTGCTTGCCGCTACCGTCTCGTGCACCAACCATCCAACCAAagcatttcccttttctcttcgaAACTGGTGGCAAAGGATAAACCCGGCCGTAATTCAGGTGTTGAGATGCACGTAGGAGCTCACTGATAAAACCCAAACCCATTGGAAACCAGCCACAATTAACCAGCTATCTAAAGTTTGTAGAGGCAGTTGCATTTATGGACAATCCTAACAGTGCTGTGAAGCCAGTCCTGGGGCTTAAGATTAAACAAGAAAGGGAATACGTTTGGCTCAAGTGTGAGTGTCTTCTGTAAGttactcccccaccccacccccaccccctcccctctcttggAAGACGGAAGGCTGGGAGCGTAAACCCTGCAGTGCAAGTTAATAACTGCGGCAAAGTTTGCGTAGAGTCTGTCTTTCCACTCGGAGTCCCAGTGAATTCTTTATCAATTGAGGTTGGCTCTTGTTAGAATACTTCTCAACATTGAACTACGCTATATGTCGCATAATGCCGGATCTGAAAGGACTGCAGGATGATGATAAAGGTTGAAGTTTGAAGTCAAAGGGATTGAACAGGTATTTTGTTTTGGTCAGAAACAGTATCAGTGAGTGGGGTAGAGAAATAACCGATTGGGTTACATTTAGATGAGGTCCGTTTTATTCGATCTTGTAAGAAGTAGGAAAACAGAGACCAAGTGGTGTGTCGTATTACAGATTTTTGTGGCTACGCGACAACACTTTATGTGGACTTTACGTGTTCCTGTGAGGCAGTGCCAAAAAAGTTAGCGTCGCAGGGCTTCCTGCATCTAGAGGGGACTTGCAGTACACGCTCCAGGAGGCTATCCTTGGCGTAGATTTAGTTTTTGTGTTAGCTCTTTAAGGAACCCTGATGTTGGACCAGCTTACCCTGTGGGAGTCCCTTATAAGAGGATTTTAAGTTGCTGGGGGTTGGGTTGTCAGTTAGTGTCAAATTAGTATCCTATTCGAGTGGTCGTTCTTGGCTGAGTCTAAGCTGGCAGGAATGGAACCATCCACAGACAAACAGTAAAGTAACCTTTAGTCTACTTACAAAGTCTGAAACATTGTTGCCCACATAGTTTTCACggcatttttcagttttcttacaGTCTTTTTCTGCCATCTTTTCTCCTTCATCCTAACCATGTCCAGGGGtagactaatttttttatttcattttacaatatCTTTTAGCTTCTTGGTGAGGAATCCCTGGAAATTGGGAAGATTTCAAATTGGTATTTAGTCTGGTCTGAGCTAAACTGTTTTTAGGTATCTAGCTGATTCTTCAGGGTGTTAAAACATGACAGTAATAAAAAGGCTTTCTATCCTTAGTAAAAGGATTCTGTGTTTGCCTAAGGGAGTTTTCTGTCCGTATTCTTTGAACCATTGAGCCAACTATTGTATTATCGCTTAACAATGATTATCTACTTTCCGTTTTTCTGTGAGACTTAGAGCATTCTTCCTTGATGTTAGAATAGGTCTTAACCTTAAAGACCTTGGAATTTAAAACATCTCACTTGACTGACTGTTGTGTCTCATGTAATAGTGTGTTTTGGTCATTATTACAGAGAAATTGACTTTGTCTCAATCTTACAAGCCTGATTATAGCATGAAGTTTAAAAGGAGTTAAATGCATGGAAgcctttttttaaagcaggatgTAAAAGTGTTTCTATGCATATTACAAGTTTACTCAGACACGTAGCTTGTATATGTTATTAACTTCAACTCTTTTTTCCCTTGCAACCGACTATACAGCGACCAGCTACATTTACCAAAGCCTGGGTGATGTGGAGTGGTACATAGAGATGAAGCTGTCGTCATGGCAACAGTGAGTGAAGTATCGAAAATCCCCAAGGAGAAGCCAGTGCTCTGAGAATAGGTCACTGGAATCGGGGACTAACAGGTTGGCCACTGGTGAACCATTTAGAAAAACTCCTGTTTCTTGTTATAAGCTTTTGTCTTTGCTGTCCAAGTTATTAGAACTatagctttacatttttttatgtaaCGTCACTAGAAAGTACTGTCAGCGTTACACTTGAGTTAGATAAATAGCATATCAGTTTATCTTAATGATGCTGTTATAATTTGATTTATGCATAGCTTTAAATTGTAGTATGATCTTGGTAATTACAGAGG
The Canis aureus isolate CA01 chromosome 22, VMU_Caureus_v.1.0, whole genome shotgun sequence genome window above contains:
- the CCNL1 gene encoding cyclin-L1 isoform X5 gives rise to the protein MASGPHPTAAAAAAAAAAAAAAASAAPSAGGPSSGTAAATTPAAGGILIGDRLYSEVSLTIDHSLIPEERLSPTPSMQDGLDLPSETDLRILGCELIQAAGILLRLPQVAMATGQVLFHRFFYSKSFVKHSFEIVAMACINLASKIEEAPRRIRDVINVFHHLRQLRGKRTPSPLILDQNYINTKNQVIKAERRVLKELGFCVHVKHPHKIIVMYLQVLECERNQTLVQTAWVVHDGII
- the CCNL1 gene encoding cyclin-L1 isoform X6 — protein: MASGPHPTAAAAAAAAAAAAAAASAAPSAGGPSSGTAAATTPAAGGILIGDRLYSEVSLTIDHSLIPEERLSPTPSMQDGLDLPSETDLRILGCELIQAAGILLRLPQVAMATGQVLFHRFFYSKSFVKHSFEIVAMACINLASKIEEAPRRIRDVINVFHHLRQLRGKRTPSPLILDQNYINTKNQVIKAERRVLKELGFCVHVKHPHKIIVMYLQVLECERNQTLVQTAW
- the CCNL1 gene encoding cyclin-L1 isoform X4, whose product is MASGPHPTAAAAAAAAAAAAAAASAAPSAGGPSSGTAAATTPAAGGILIGDRLYSEVSLTIDHSLIPEERLSPTPSMQDGLDLPSETDLRILGCELIQAAGILLRLPQVAMATGQVLFHRFFYSKSFVKHSFEIVAMACINLASKIEEAPRRIRDVINVFHHLRQLRGKRTPSPLILDQNYINTKNQVIKAERRVLKELGFCVHVKHPHKIIVMYLQVLECERNQTLVQTAWVVHDGKS